tttatttttttaaagtgttCTTTtgttataatctatttaatacactattttttttattttttaatttgttggtcggtacataaataaatttaaatttccacTACCACATATAtcaattttgtagttttaaatattttttttcataaaaaaatgttCATGCagtttatctaaatttttattattaaaataataaaaaatatttactatgcCTACCTatgtacataaaaaaattattatttttgtcttGTGATGCTCcaaaattacttttattatcatataatttgTGACAAATAATATTGTCATATGAATAAATATATGACAAATAAACTTTTCGTTTACCTGTGTCCACAAGAAGTGGTACGTTCAAAGCAAATCTCCAAACAAATCTGCCAAACATCAAGATCATTAAAAACAATGAAAACCCAGATTGCCTGAATCAATTAATATGAAATCTAGAAATCAGTACGAGAGATCGAGCGACTTACTGCACAAGAAAGCTCTTCTCTGAGCTTATCCATGCAAGGAAAGACTGAATTCGAGCAAGAAACACCAGAATCATCTTTCTTCAATTCATCTCCTTCTGTTTTACGTTCTTCCTTAGCCACAATTTCTGTTTTTTCCTTCTGATGATTCTCTGCCcatcaatataataaaaaagaaatcaattttcAAGCCGCGTAGAAAATATCTCAACAGCCCAATTCTTAATGGTTACCTTGTTTTTCAGgtaattcttcttcttcaaggcTAATAGCGGGGACAGAAATCAAAATTGGACTCTGCGTTTTCTATTAAACACAGAAACAgctaatttcaattttcaagaaAATCATTTTGTTATCTTTGAACAAAGATGGTGAATGTGTTACCTTCTTGAACTGGCGGATGGTGGAGTTTTGAAGTGCAAATCAGAGCGTTTCTTGTGCTTAAACTGTCGATCAGGAGTGTCTTCTACTATAAGGCTGGCAATAAGGATGGATTCCTCATCCCAACCAGCCATGGCAGCCAAAGATTTAAATCTTGGACTGAACAAACCCTCAACGTTTTGGCCAGTTTCAACAGGGTCTGATTGCCTTTGCTCCGATGGACTCCGTTTCGGTTCATCGCTCACCATTGCTATCTCGGAGGAGGGATTCTTTCTGGGTTGTTGTTTGGATAGAGTTGAAGGGAAAAATCTCCTTTGATCGAATGAGACAGCTTCAAGATACGTGGAGAGTTGGAGGATAATGGGTTTGCAACGGTCGGattcttttttaaattgattttttaaaattttttaaattattttatttatttttaaattagatgACATAtaccaataataaaaaaaacaagagTGTTGATCTTTCTCCTTCATATTAGACAAATCGTGATATCTTAATTTTAGGAATCGTTAATTGATTGTAATAGTATAATCACACGAAATGATTAAAGCAcaaattgtatatatatatacttacacTCTGCAGAATAAATATGCAAAAAGAAAATCTTCCATCTCTTCCTTTTCTTATCTCTTTTTTTATAGTATTAGAGCAggttttgtaattatttttatggtGGAAAAGGATGAGAAGGAAATTTCAAGTAGTTATCAAAGCAAACCACTTGAAACCACATCCctttttatttgcatctttCTGATCACTATGATCTGATTTTCGTGATCAATCCTCTAATTCTCTAAGTAAGAGCAGAGAAAATATTTCTATGAATACTCTTCATTTCAAAAACAAGGTAGGATTTGTAGacgaaattaatgaaaaatcaaatgtcttttcttctttatctcTTTCTTTAAATAGaggtataaattaaaattaaaatttaaaaaagtttagAACGTTCTTGGATTTCATGGCACTCTCAAAGAGAAAGATCaaagaatataaattaaaatcatattaaagAAGGAATCAATCAAGTGAGTTGCTTTGTTCTCCAACATATTGGCACTCATTAAAAGAAGCAAAACATACAATAGATGTCGATCTCATATTATAAACAGTTTTTATACTCATTATAATAGtagtgatttattttataaataataaaattttaattttcatataacttattatttatataattttatataaaaaataataaaattagaatgtaagtatatgaataataattttaaatttttataattttgaatagtaaatttatattattttttaataaaaattaattttcatgtaataattttaaattatcatgaataattttaataatatatataattttgttaattttattctaataaataaaataatttaaatcaattagtattacttatttgatttaaaatggtaaatttatttaaattttaaattataaattataatagaggttttgatataattaaaattattaataaaataattttaacttttatttaatattaattataataatattaataattaaatttatttataaatgtaagattttggataaatttctattatttaacGTAATTATTAACAGGATGATTGCAactcaattttattaatagtaatTCAATATgcattagtaataaatttattgttattaaaagaaattttaggttaaaatcaaataaaaattgagaattaaaaacttttttatacggttgaaaaaaattgaatacaaacaccaaaatgatcaatgagcaaataaaaaatatgccaATAAGCATGTGATAatctaacattttacaaaatctcatcaaaataaaaagtCAATGTTATGAATTAAAATGCCAATAAATGGGCGGAGGGAATTGTTTTATTTCTTTAGAAAGTatgtgatatatattttagttaagagttttatttttttcattaattttttgctttaaattttattaatagttttcctagaaattaatttaatattgataccagtaattttagtattttcaatattttcttaatgcttatgtgatctatttttaattatattttattttttacataaattaagAAG
The Manihot esculenta cultivar AM560-2 chromosome 1, M.esculenta_v8, whole genome shotgun sequence genome window above contains:
- the LOC122723361 gene encoding uncharacterized protein LOC122723361, which gives rise to MVSDEPKRSPSEQRQSDPVETGQNVEGLFSPRFKSLAAMAGWDEESILIASLIVEDTPDRQFKHKKRSDLHFKTPPSASSRRESSERKTEGDELKKDDSGVSCSNSVFPCMDKLREELSCAICLEICFERTTSCGHR